The Panicum hallii strain FIL2 chromosome 5, PHallii_v3.1, whole genome shotgun sequence genome contains the following window.
CCTCGATCGACGCCCTCCACCCGTCGAAGACGCGGCGCGCGAGGCCGCGGACCCGCCCGGACTCGTGCCCCcgcaggccggcgacggccttGGCGACGTCGGTGGACGTCAGCATCGTCGGCGTCACGGGCACCAGCCGCAGCGTCTGAAGCGCCTCGACCATCGTCTGGTCCAGCAGCAGGCAGAGCCCCTCCGcgcgctcggcgccgccgtcgtccccggcGTCGCAGAGCTTCTCCACGAGGTCGCCCCTCACTCGCCTGTACTTGTCCCGGGAGCAGGCCAGGGCCGACTCGATGGCGGCGTCGATGGCGCCGAACGCCGGGAAGAAGCGCTTCCACCGGCGGAGCGGGCTCCTGTccgccatggcggcggcgcgcggagacTCTGCCCTAGCTGCTAGGTACAGGGAGACGCCGGCGATGTGCCGGTGTTCGATGGACTCCCGTCGATGCACCGCCGGCTTTTATTGATCGCCACGCGAGAATCCGACTGAGAAGAGGCGGTGGTGTTTGTTCGTCTCCGGCACAACAACACAGTCGGATTCAGCGGAATGCAACAATGCTGCTGCTCGTTCCCTCTTGCCCGTGGCGGCAAAACACACGCTACCGTACGCACGTCGCACGTACCGACATACGTGTACTCCCTGATCCCTCACAAAGTTCCAAGGAATTCGATTCAAACTCGAAATAAACTAGATCGGCATGCTTCGGAGCGGGGGATTTATTGATAGTACGTGCAACTAGCCGCCATATTATCGCACATATCCGCTGGAGATGATAATATTTcagaacaaaataaaatattctAGAGATGATAATATTCCAGAACAAAATAACATCCCTAGCGGATATGTGCGATAATACGGCGGCTAGTCGCACGTGCTATAAATAACATCCCCCCTTCGGAGCTCCATGACTCCATCCAACTCACAACTGAACTTTGACGTGTAAGG
Protein-coding sequences here:
- the LOC112892714 gene encoding uncharacterized protein LOC112892714, with the translated sequence MADRSPLRRWKRFFPAFGAIDAAIESALACSRDKYRRVRGDLVEKLCDAGDDGGAERAEGLCLLLDQTMVEALQTLRLVPVTPTMLTSTDVAKAVAGLRGHESGRVRGLARRVFDGWRASIEGDLARVRAALETLSRIPQEDETVPVSAPPSAGDARSGREPTVLVANVKQAAMIPAQSAPRRCHRAFAGPAVIASAARRQRMQSASTQ